A window of Castanea sativa cultivar Marrone di Chiusa Pesio chromosome 1, ASM4071231v1 contains these coding sequences:
- the LOC142607733 gene encoding uncharacterized protein LOC142607733 gives MNVCFKKNCFGIKNPEINGSPLPTSIPGSSTYPPSSGIEAIPLTSSKMIMKESNGLLKGIKVARNCPLLSHLMFADDLIIFSQALPSDIEVIQDRLNQFHEWSGLSVNTAKSTISFSTNVQQPVKTEICNQTGLKLLDPNSNYLGLPLHIKRGNQSPFNTIIDKINSRITGWKAKVLSQAARSTLIRLVLTSIPTYWMSSFQLPKNTCAKIDARLRDFFWGFSDSNHHLYPKAWDSICKPKSFGGLSFRRAHDLNKALVSKLGWLIASNADKP, from the exons ATGAATGTCTGTTTCAAGAAGAATTGTTTTGGCATAAAAAATCCAGAAATCAATGGTTCACCTCTTCCAACCTCAATACCAGGTTCTTCCACCTATCCACCATCATCAGGCATAGAAGCAATCCCGTTGACTTCATCAAAGATGATAATG aaagAATCTAATGGGCTCCTCAAGGGCATTAAGGTTGCAAGGAATTGTCCCTTACTTTCCCATCTTATGTTTGCCGATGATCTGATTATTTTTTCTCAAGCCCTCCCATCAGATATTGAAGTTATCCAGGACCGTCTCAACCAATTCCATGAATGGTCAGGTCTTTCGGTCAATACTGCCAAATCTACCATTTCCTTTAGCACCAACGTTCAACAGCCAGTCAAAACTGAAATCTGCAATCAAACAGGGCTTAAACTCTTGGATCCAAATTCCAATTACCTTGGCTTGCCCCTCCATATCAAACGTGGGAACCAGTCTCCTTTCAACACCATCATTGATAAAATTAATAGTCGGATCACTGGTTGGAAGGCAAAAGTTCTTTCTCAGGCTGCCCGCTCCACCCTCATCAGATTAGTCCTCACATCAATTCCAACCTATTGGATGTCTTCTTTCCAACTGCCTAAGAACACTTGTGCCAAAATTGATGCAAGGCTTCGTGATTTTTTCTGGGGGTTCTCTGATTCCAACCACCACTTATATCCAAAAGCTTGGGACTCCATTTGTAAGCCTAAATCTTTTGGTGGCCTCAGTTTCAGAAGAGCCCATGATCTTAACAAGGCTCTTGTTTCCAAGTTAGGTTGGTTAATTGCTTCGAATGCTGATAAACCTTAG
- the LOC142607649 gene encoding uncharacterized protein LOC142607649 has protein sequence MDSVCPRCHGSQESIVHVFFECPFANIIWRHLSHPLNIDNIPPRLAPEWIELILNPSTHLGLNPQDAHAFTLLAAIACDRIWWSRNKLVFDSSPPASPIDVTADINRSFSAYSNAWKLKMQPTISAWEPPPPGWVKFNFDVAITLSASFPSAIFRDSNRHFISIFTAKESISSLAWAKAKAALLAVSSAANLQLPSIIFEGDAKIVIDSIKAPSSTPFWDLRLIISNIQLLLPYFSQVVFNFCHRASNGLTHSIAFWASFCSTWGPQPISSIPSWVLCEDSDGQVPPLLSLPSVGLPDQ, from the coding sequence ATGGACTCAGTATGCCCTCGCTGCCATGGTTCCCAAGAATCCATTGTCCACGTATTTTTTGAATGTCCCTTTGCCAACATCATATGGAGACACCTATCCCACCCCCTTAACATCGACAACATCCCTCCAAGATTAGCTCCTGAATGGATTGAATTGATCCTTAACCCATCCACACATCTTGGTCTAAACCCCCAGGACGCCCACGCCTTCACTCTCTTGGCTGCTATAGCTTGTGACCGAATCTGGTGGAGTCGAAACAAACTGGTTTTTGATAGCTCACCACCAGCCTCCCCTATTGACGTTACCGCTGATATTAATCGAAGTTTCTCCGCCTATTCTAATGCTTGGAAATTGAAGATGCAACCTACCATATCCGCTTGGGAACCTCCTCCTCCTGGTTgggttaaatttaattttgatgttgCCATCACCTTGAGTGCTTCCTTTCCTTCTGCTATTTTTCGTGACTCTAATAGGCATTTTATCTCTATCTTCACAGCCAAAGAATCAATCTCCTCCCTTGCTTGGGCCAAAGCTAAAGCAGCCCTTCTTGCTGTTTCTTCAGCAGCCAACCTCCAGCTCCCATCTATCATTTTTGAAGGCGATGCAAAGATTGTAATTGATTCAATTAAAGCTCCTAGTTCCACTCCTTTTTGGGACCTTAGATTGATCATCTCTAATATTCAGCTCCTCCTTCCCTACTTTTCTcaagttgtatttaatttttgtcacaGAGCCTCTAATGGCCTAACCCATTCTATTGCTTTTTGGGCATCTTTTTGTTCAACTTGGGGACCCCAACCCATCTCATCCATCCCTTCTTGGGTTCTTTGTGAGGATTCTGATGGGCAGGTTCCCCCTTTGTTGTCTTTGCCCTCTGTTGGGCTTCCTgatcaataa